The following nucleotide sequence is from Salvia miltiorrhiza cultivar Shanhuang (shh) chromosome 7, IMPLAD_Smil_shh, whole genome shotgun sequence.
AACTTATATATATCATCCGATGAATTAGTGAACtttctaaatataaatcaactttccaaaaatagattGTGTAAAAGAGCGGGAAATCTTTTTGGCTAGATggaccagcttttatatatgtatagattctaatattttccaagtggtgaagctattatttgtgaattctctcatccgaacgtttaaaggtatgtcattttacgtttgaaatgtaatttaagttggttattgtttattttcaatgtttgtttgatcctatatgcttatgtgaattattagcatattatagcatactatgatttaaaagccacgtttgaaggaaatacatgtgaattagagcacattctatcatgttttaaagtattaattagtaattattagttgcattttagttctatacatatatattgctacataaCTCATGTTAATATGCTCGAAAATCATGTATCCCGCCCGGACAAGTGTCCttgaaaatgtgtccggccgtgtgtaaATAGGTATCATGTaatacacggccggacacatttcctcggaaacttccccgggcggatagatgtttttcgagtgtattaacatgttatatgttgtattttaacattttattccctttacatcatatatttatttatttattattttttctgtagatgaatgaatatgggagatactttgtggttaattatggaggtgccttcaatggttatgagtacatcggcggctcttctaagaatttgcatattttcggagacacaatggccagtacggtgtacatgataaatcacctgatgttggagaattcattgagcactaattacagcttgtattatttgacgaagagattaaatgggtgggtatacagtaaaaatattcttgccgatgacaatgatttgcttcagttgctggcgtcccagccacattttcctgagatttatgttgtcgaagacgattacagtggaggagtgtatgttccttcgttcgatctccctcaatcttccgggtatggaggtgaatcaagtgcaacattcgaaggtggggacggattggaagcaatccaaagatatgcttatttagacCTATCAGTCGGAGATTCACCGGAGATTCCGGGTATGGAGGTGAATCATCCACGCGACTGCAGTCGTGCTGTAATGTCGCATCGAACCTCGATCCCCCGAAATTGAGCCCAGTCACTAATGCGTAGTCCGCAGGGGAAAATCTGACTCGTGCTCCGCACAGAAAGAAGCACATCTCATCGTCTTCTGACACAATCTGCCTCGATACAATCTGGTGTAATGCTTTATTGCTCTTCGGGCCGGGCCGAGCCTCCAATCAGTGAAATGCCCAAAACATGATGCTCTAAATCTTCCCAATAAATCTGAATTGCACTGTTCGCCGAccacatttaaagtttcaaccagCTCCGGAAAATGTGAATCCCTATAGTAGGTGCTGATAGCAACCTCCGTCTGGTCTATAGTGTCGCGACGAAGATATGGGACATTcgcctattcatttacaaaatgaaaacatattaattcagtaaaatattaaaaaataatacaaataggcataattaaaaaagaggcgaaattaattaataccagcaatgtaattaaataatattaaatttcagtaattcagtaaaatagtaaaattcgagtaaaatagtaaaattcagtaaaatattaaaacattTCCTCTgagtaatattaaaatattaaaattaagtaaaattcagtaatattaaactgcaattaaattcagtaaaattcagcaatttaatattaaattcagtaaaattcgagtaattcagcaatttaatattaaattcagtaaaaattcagtaaaaaaatattaaactgcaattaataccaagcaatttaattaaattcagtaatatattaaaaaactgcaatttaattaataccaagcaataacagtttcaataattaataattaaacaattataattaaattaaattcagtaaaatagtaataattaacgtAAACATACAGATAGATTTagtaaagtattttatgcctaaaaagaaactatccggccggtgaagtgtccggtaaaatgtatccggccgggtacatttcagattGAAACTGTTCCGGCCGGACGCATTATTCCGGGCATAGTGCCGGCCGGATAGTTGCTCTataggcataaaatactttattttattaaattacacaaaaaCCACACAAACAATGCAATGTAATACCCAGCAAAACTCgcaataataattcaataatgattacttaaacaaatataattaaattaaattcagtaaatttctaatgattaatataaacatacaactaattaaaatggaataatttatgctaaaacACGCTCGGTCCGGCtggtgaagtggccggataaatcgatccggccgtatgtttcatttaaataatgttttcggccggatcgatttatccggccacttcaccggccggaccaatcgtgttttagcatacattattctattctattcaatttcatgaaaattaaaaataaatacctgtgaagaagatgccaTGGATGAGTCCGAGGGTGCTTCAATcttttgaactctctctctcggtgggTAAAGTGAAGAAGCCGATAGAGGTGTGTGGTGAAGTAAAAAGTGTTAAAAAACCCTAGTATTTTAAAGTAAGTGAACGGACCGATACAATcggctttatgtctatcaaaagggaatcaaattttgaagaaagatattttttacctttatgtatcggtaacatgcatgatttttttgggtaacaagcatgcatttatttgggacggatattgagtatatatatatatatatatatatatatatatatatatatgtgtgtgtgttaatatatatattttaaatttaaagatatcaTTGATTTAcacgatatatatagtgttatatagtactatatatcaacattcaagaatacacaatatatatagaggtatatatatacaaataatttcaaagaatatatgtattgaaattaagatattaaagggaaaaaaaataaaaaatttaagatagatacgaatggatatatattattagcgtcttgattttttttttaatgaaattgaataaaatagaatattttatgcctaaataatatcgatccggccggtaatTGTCAAGGAAAAATGTATCCGGCCGGGTCATTTTTAACCTGAAATGTACCCCGGTCGGATACATTTCTCTGGCCATTttaccggccggatcgatgatatatcgacataaaagtttgtattctatctatttgtattttatattaatttttactattttgttgaatttaatttaatatattgtttaagtgttaattagtgtccggtctataatattttcaatttaaacatatgaacactatatatatatacagttaaAAAATCATTTCGGACACTCAATGTGTAATCATTTCGGTCAACATCACAAATTATTGTACAAAAATGTATGGGAACttaaaaatgtgtaagattgtgTAAGAGACCGAAATGATTACTTAAGATGTTGACCCCATTAAGGGGTAATTAGTGATTTAGGGCATGGATAgctttgcatgataagggtgggcatttttcaaaatatgaataaggaatggggcacttttgcctattaacacttataGTTTTACCCCTTCACACAAACAACTGTAGATCCAATTTGTAAGCCACGCGCGCGTGTCAGACGGCCGAATGATGCGGCCCGTGCGGACAGTGTTATCAAATGACACTGCAccattttatttgtataatgTATTTGAACTAATtgaatattactccctccgtctcattaagCATGACTCTTATTTTTGGCACGATTATTAAAATGAATAGTgattaaaggaaaaaaatgatAGAAAGTGATAGAGTTCACGATTTTTTGTgagataaaaattaataattctttatttgaaaaaagaccatttgtaatgagacaacTTAAAATGGTAAGAGAGCCATATTAAAtggaacagagggagtacatATTTCGTGAGCTGGTAACTTTCAAACTTTTTTGTTCTTGCCTAATGAGGATTATAtagctttttcttttcttttttttaaaattacacaagtaaataaagaaaatttaaagaTCATGCCACAGTGAACTCGAACCAAGAATCTCAGTCCTCGGACATTAACTACCTACCGCTTGGGCAACACAACACACACATATACCTTTGTATTTTTTCGAGTAGGACTAGGGATAAAGCCAGGAACGTTATATTAGGAGGCaaacttttttaaaattcaaagtGTAAAAACTTGATACCCCTATGTCCCGTGAAACTTGAACAATCTCTTTTTGGCACGAATTTTAAAGAGTTAATATTTTGTGTGGTAAGTGAataagtgaaaaggtgaataaagtaaaaaaaaaattgccataTTAGGAAAGTGCTCAAGATTCGCGGGACAATCCGAAAAAAAATACCGCTCAAGTTTcacgggacgaagggagtatatatttaatattaatgcataatactctctctgtccatcCATTAAACGAGTGTTGGGGGTAGATCTAACAACTACGAATAAGGACGTCTGAGTCGTCTTGGACGGTGGGCACTAacaacctgaaaccacaaatacgttagagcccttctaagagcaccggtgggggcgtcgatggaagggcctccgacgctcaagtcagtaacagTATAAGAAATCATATTGAAAAGAATTGAAATATATTGAATAAAATGACTAGATCGGATCGGTTTGATTGGCGGAGTAGAGAGTCGTTAAGCAATCAGCCAAGGTCGCCGGGACGTCCTGGTTGCCGAGATCCCTTGGATtgagagcgtggaggcagaTTAGTGCGAGTGAGGAGAGAACGTGCTAGAGCGTGAATCATTGGATGCCCTGATTAACCTAGTTGGTTTCCTTATATACTGTGGTATCTCGACGGCTAGGGTTATATTGGGACGTCTTTTCAACCCTAGTTGTTCCAATATTCCTGGGATCCGTATCTCTGACTTGCCTTCTTCCTCAAGTCGCtgccctttctagggtttggTGCGATTGGGCCTTAACGACTTAGCGTATGGGCCGAATTAATTCCAATTAATTCGATTTTTTGGGCAAGGTATTTgggttgcaaatatttatttaaatgggctatacgaattttgcccattacaatgagtactcatatttttttttggtttgttcaTCAAATGAGtatctatttctttttttttttttggtaggtGTATGTGTATCCCCACATAACTCACCCACAATAAAAGTGGGACTCTTATTCCATTCTCACACActcaattaatttattaaaactcgtgtttttCCCAAATGAATATTCAtttgatggacggagggagtaatatttttcgcacaatttatacatattttattattctatacatgaatatttaaaaaaattataaagataaattatttagttataattactaaaaataattaattctaaatttGATCAATTATATAAAAACGGCGGAATAAACACATAAATTTAGTATTCTAATTTAGATAATTCTTACAAACTATGCATAATCTTTCATGAAAATTTGCTAGCGTAATTCTACAAAATCTAAGTGTTCTACAGTGTTTTTGGTGTGTAGAGTGAAAGAAACACAAATCGCGATTGAATCTTATGGTTGCGAATAAAGCTTAAGCCCAAATCCCAAAAGTAAAAAGATAATTGGGTGATTTTTAACTGAGTTTGTAAGGCCCATCACTAGAGGCCCGACTCGACTATTTCACTATGCCCATATTTATTGGTTATATTACAAACCACTTATGGATCTATTATATATAGTTTCCCCGAAAATGAGATGTTGTTTATCGAATTGTAAAAAGAGATACCACTAATTACCAATGATTAAACGAGATTAAAGTATATAATTAAACTGAAAACTATGTACTGTGTTATTTTGTAATCAATATCTTTGGCTGTGCATCATATCGGTgtatgagggtttagaagaATTTTAGTACTACTAAAAAGAAGCAAGTCATGTAACTTAATAAATAGAACAAGGATGGCCCCAAACCCAAAAGTGGCGATATCAATCTTAAAAATGATGCTCACTTCATACAGGCAAGCTGGCCAAGGAATAAAAGCAAATATTGAGATTCTTCTTTAAGTAGTAGGAATTGAAGTAGGGTAATACTACTTCCTACTTTTAGCTTTCCTCCCACTGCAAAGCTTAGAGCCACCACCAGTCCGATTCAATTTTTTATAAGGAAGCTCGCAGCAATTACAATTGCCAGATTTTATGACTAATGCAGGAATCGTGTTTTACTATGTATATAATATAATGAATTTtgtcaaaaaaacaaaaacaaactatATAATAAAATGAATGAGATTATCACATGATTTTTCATATAAAGGGCCAGGTGGGAGCTGTTCATGATAACCTTTTCCTTTCTCTGAAAGCAAGAATTTCACCAGCGCTTGGAAGAAGCGTAAAGATCAATCAGCTCATAAAGGGACCAAGTGATTTAAAGTGAGGGTATTTTGATCAAAAAAGATATAATACCTATCGCAATCCTCCTATCCTCCAACTCAAAAAATGtactcctatatatatacatatatatatatttcgccCATCCCTTGTAGTAAtgacataaatttgaaatataTTGATGCTATGAAACATGCATATACATATATCGAAGTCAATTATGTCAATAATAACTCTGCGCCCTAATCAGGAAATTTCACGAGCTGCACCCCCTTCTTTTCCCTAGCCTTTAAGGAATTGGTTCACGATTTCCTcggcttcttcttcctcttcttttcttcttctttttttttacctAATTAAATACTTTCCATTTCTTTGCACCACTATAAATACAAACAACGATATTCACACTCACTCTTCCCTGAGTTCCCTCTCATTTTGTCTcaatacaatttttatttttattttcaaaaggcTCTTTCTCTTTTCAAGTTTCAACAACTTTGTCAACGAGGCTGAAATAAAAAAACACAACACATCTCCTTTTTTTCGAATTCTTTTTTATCCCTTTCTCCTTGAGATTTTTCCTTCAAGTTTCTTGAGAATCTATTCCTTCTTCCCTACCAgccgaaaaaaaaaacacagaaaaaagaaaagaagcatGTCTTTATGTAGCATTTTGTATTTATACATATCCCTAGAAAATGTGATGGTAACAATTGATGCATGTTTCTGAAAATCTTGTCCAATGAAGCCGATTCTAACTAAACCAATGGAGAGAAGCTGTGATGGTGAAGAAGATGGGTACAGTTCAACAACTTCAACTACTCCGACTAGCGCTAAATCAAGAATTCCGAGAATACTGCCGTGCCCGCCGGCACCCAAGAAGCGGAAGGCGTCGGCCGCCACTTTCCACTGCGCTCGAGCTACCGACTTTTTCTGCCCTCCTGACCTCGAATCCATTTTTATACGCCGTGTTGAGGGCGCCTAATCTTCACTTTCCTTCAACTAATACTTCTGCTTCGTCGTCTCTCCCTTTTTCTTTGTTCCATTTTTTAAAACTTATGGCTTTGTAGTATTGTTGAGAATTATGATGTGTATCTATGGTTGTTGACTTGtgtctctctatatatatgatGTTTCTCATCTTCTAGAATTTAATTTGCATGTATCTAAATTAGCTTGTCTTTAATATTGGATTTGATTGGGGACTTTACCATGTTTTATTCACCGTTTTTAATTAGGTAGAATACCTTAGTCACTCTTTCCTTCATAGTTTGGTTTTTGAGGATAAGTATTGTAAGTTCTCTCAATATACATGAATTAATTAGAGTGAATAATTATTgcaaatttattatataataatataaaaatgggtaaaggtgcagattagtccctaaagtagacccccctagagcgtttagccCCCCACACTCGACTTTGGTGCAAATACCTCCCCTATAGtacataaaaaatatgcaaCTTAACCCACGAAGAAAACGGACGTCTAACACCGTttccttgaattttttttatttttttcttttattttgtagtgggtcccaccaccacctccattcctcctccgaccaccaccaccaccacctccattcctcctccaaccaccaccaccaccaccacctgcTCAGGAATCGCGCTCAATCCGAAGTCGGAGACCTTGAGGTTGTCGTCCTCATCGAGGAGGATGTTCTCCGGCTTCAAATCGCGGTGGTAGACGCCGCGGGCGTGGTAGAACGCCACCGCGGAGATCAGCTGCTGGAAGTACTTCCGCGCCACCTCCTCCTTGAGGCGGCCCTTGGCCACCTTGCTGAAGAGCTCGCCGCCCTTGACGAACTCCATCACGAAGAAGATCTTTGACTTGGTCGCCATCACCTTGAACAATTGCACGATGTTTGGGTGGCGGACGCGCCGCAGGATCGAGATCTCGCGCTTGATTTGCGCCATTAGACCGACTTTCAAGATCTTCTCCTTGTCGGTGACCTTTATCGCCACGCCCTCACTTGTCTTCACGTTCCTCGCGTGGTACACCTTCGCGAAGGTCCCGTGGCCGATGACCTTTCCGACGTCGTACCGGTCTAATAGCAGCCCCTGCAGCTCCTTCTGCTTCGACGATTTCAGAGATTTGCTTACGGCTGTGCCGTTgtttccggcggcggcggcggtcatTGATTTGCAGTGAATTTTAGCTTCTAATCTCGAGGGTTTAACAGCTTATTTACTCAAAGCTCAATTCGATTGCAGTATGCGAGATAATATACAGCTGCTGATTTTGATCGAGAACCCTAAATTCGCAACTGATTTTTTgcaggtggtggtggtggtggtggtcggaggaggaatggaggtggtggtggtggtggtggtcggaggaggaatggaggtggtggtgggacccactacaaaataaaagaaaaaaataaaaaaaattcaaggaaACGGTGTTAGACGTCCGTTTTCTTCGTGGGTTAAGttgcatattttttatgtaCTATAGGGGAGGTATTTGCACCAAAGTCGAGTGTGGGGggctaaacgctctaggggggtctactttagggactaatctgcacctttaccctataaaaagtataaaaatttAGTTGATCCTCTCTTATCGAACCG
It contains:
- the LOC130993638 gene encoding CBL-interacting serine/threonine-protein kinase 12-like translates to MTAAAAGNNGTAVSKSLKSSKQKELQGLLLDRYDVGKVIGHGTFAKVYHARNVKTSEGVAIKVTDKEKILKVGLMAQIKREISILRRVRHPNIVQLFKVMATKSKIFFVMEFVKGGELFSKVAKGRLKEEVARKYFQQLISAVAFYHARGVYHRDLKPENILLDEDDNLKVSDFGLSAIPEQVVVVVVVGGGMEVVVVVVGGGMEVVVGPTTK